One Actinomyces respiraculi DNA window includes the following coding sequences:
- a CDS encoding APC family permease has protein sequence MRDFADRLKRVLVGRPVPSKALGGTLLPKRIALPVFASDALSSVGYAPDEVLVTLAVAGVAATALSPWIALAVVAVLVVVVASYRQTVYAYPSGGGDYEVVTTNLGPRAGLLVASSLFVDYILTVAVSVSSGAGYLATAVPAVAPYKVEVAVGIVTVLALLNLRGSRQSGSAFAIPTYLYMAAIGAMAVAGLVQEVTGTLGQAPSAAYEVVAQGGWEQGLTGLAGAFLVLRAFSSGCAALTGVEAISNGVPSFRRPKSKNAATTLLLLGAIAAAMLMSIIHLAGATGVRMVEDPATQLLDHGAPLGESYHQDPVIGQIAATVFTGFAPMFYLVTAVTGLILVLAANTAFNGFPVLASVLARDEFLPRQLSQRGDRLAYSNGILVLWLGATAFIIGFGASTNRLIQLYIVGVFISFTLSQVGMVRHWTRALATATDARERSRMQRSRAVNLVGMVGTGLVLLIVLATKLTRGAWITLTIMALIYLVMTAVRRHYRRVSQEIAIKDLHDARVLPAHVHAIVLASRLHQATLRALTYAQSTHPTSIEAVTVDTGDGGAEALLEAWDDAELPVALTVLDSPFRDITRPIISYVRSVRRESPRDLVVVFLPEYLVRHWWQQALHNQTALRLKTALLFTPGVVVASVPWQLGLPGDRLIHHGVRQTSPTGIIDADQAMRDAAADRQHNLHGQHGQHGEHSQHSQETR, from the coding sequence ATGCGTGACTTCGCAGACCGCCTCAAGCGTGTCCTTGTCGGGCGCCCGGTGCCCAGCAAGGCTCTTGGCGGGACACTTCTGCCCAAGCGGATCGCCCTGCCGGTGTTCGCCTCCGACGCCCTGTCCTCAGTCGGCTACGCCCCCGACGAGGTGCTCGTCACCCTCGCCGTCGCAGGCGTGGCCGCCACGGCCCTGTCTCCATGGATCGCCCTGGCCGTCGTCGCCGTCCTCGTCGTCGTCGTCGCCTCCTACCGCCAGACCGTCTACGCCTACCCCTCCGGCGGTGGCGACTACGAGGTGGTCACCACCAATCTTGGTCCCCGGGCCGGGCTGCTCGTGGCCTCCTCCCTGTTCGTGGACTACATCCTGACCGTCGCCGTGTCCGTCTCCTCCGGCGCGGGCTACCTCGCGACCGCCGTGCCCGCCGTGGCCCCCTACAAGGTGGAGGTCGCCGTCGGCATCGTCACCGTCCTGGCGCTGCTCAACCTGCGCGGCTCACGCCAGTCGGGCAGCGCCTTCGCCATCCCCACCTACCTGTACATGGCGGCGATCGGGGCCATGGCCGTGGCCGGTCTCGTCCAGGAGGTCACCGGCACCCTGGGCCAGGCGCCCAGTGCCGCCTACGAGGTGGTCGCCCAGGGAGGCTGGGAACAGGGGCTGACCGGCCTGGCCGGTGCCTTCCTCGTCCTGCGGGCCTTCTCCTCCGGCTGCGCCGCACTGACCGGCGTCGAGGCCATCTCCAACGGCGTGCCCTCCTTCCGGCGGCCCAAGTCCAAGAACGCGGCCACCACACTGCTGCTCCTGGGCGCCATCGCCGCCGCCATGCTCATGAGCATCATCCACCTGGCCGGAGCCACCGGCGTGCGCATGGTGGAGGACCCTGCCACGCAGCTGCTCGACCACGGCGCCCCACTGGGCGAGAGCTACCACCAGGACCCCGTCATCGGTCAGATCGCCGCCACCGTCTTCACCGGCTTCGCCCCGATGTTCTACCTCGTCACCGCCGTCACCGGACTCATCCTCGTCCTGGCGGCCAACACGGCCTTCAACGGCTTCCCGGTGCTCGCCAGCGTCCTGGCCCGCGACGAGTTCCTTCCCCGCCAGCTCTCCCAGCGCGGAGACCGGCTGGCCTACTCCAACGGCATCCTCGTCCTGTGGCTGGGCGCTACCGCCTTCATCATCGGCTTCGGCGCCAGCACCAACCGCCTCATCCAGCTCTACATCGTCGGCGTGTTCATCTCCTTCACGCTGTCCCAGGTGGGGATGGTGCGCCACTGGACCCGTGCGCTGGCCACCGCCACCGACGCGCGCGAGCGCTCGCGCATGCAGCGCTCGCGCGCGGTCAACCTCGTCGGCATGGTCGGCACCGGCCTCGTCCTGCTCATCGTGCTCGCCACCAAGCTCACGCGTGGCGCCTGGATCACGCTGACGATCATGGCCCTGATCTACCTCGTCATGACCGCCGTGCGCCGCCACTACCGGCGAGTCTCCCAGGAGATCGCCATCAAGGACCTGCACGACGCGCGTGTCCTGCCCGCCCACGTACACGCCATCGTCCTGGCCTCGCGCCTGCACCAGGCAACCCTGCGGGCCCTGACCTACGCCCAGTCCACGCACCCGACCTCCATCGAGGCCGTCACCGTCGACACCGGCGACGGCGGCGCAGAGGCGCTTCTGGAGGCCTGGGACGACGCCGAGCTGCCCGTGGCGCTGACGGTCCTGGACTCGCCCTTCCGCGACATCACCCGGCCGATCATCTCCTACGTGCGCAGTGTGCGCCGCGAGTCCCCCCGCGACCTCGTCGTCGTCTTCCTGCCCGAGTACCTCGTGCGCCACTGGTGGCAGCAGGCCCTGCACAACCAGACCGCTCTGCGGCTCAAGACGGCGCTACTGTTCACCCCCGGCGTCGTCGTGGCCTCCGTGCCCTGGCAGCTTGGCCTGCCGGGCGACCGGCTCATCCACCACGGGGTGCGTCAGACCTCCCCGACCGGCATCATCGACGCCGACCAGGCCATGCGCGACGCCGCGGCCGACCGCCAGCACAACCTGCACGGCCAGCACGGCCAGCACGGCGAGCACAGCCAGCACAGCCAGGAGACCCGATGA
- a CDS encoding potassium channel family protein: protein MHFVIMGCGRVGSTMASQLDSRGHSVAVIDQNPEAFRRLSSGFQGRKVKGVGFDRDALEQAGIDEAYAFAAVSSGDNSNILAARVARETFGVEHVVARIYDARRADVYERLGIPTVATVRETAEQMMRRVLPGVITREAEDPSGAVALVQPDVSEAWVGTSVAVLEERLQVRVAWLSRASSAIVPTASTILQEHDRLHVAVPTDRLPAVQRALSRPPVKEA from the coding sequence GTGCACTTCGTCATCATGGGCTGCGGCCGCGTGGGATCCACCATGGCCTCCCAGCTGGACAGCAGGGGTCACTCGGTGGCCGTCATCGATCAGAACCCGGAGGCCTTCAGGCGCCTGTCCTCGGGTTTCCAGGGCCGTAAGGTCAAGGGCGTCGGCTTCGACCGTGACGCTCTGGAGCAGGCCGGCATCGACGAGGCCTACGCCTTCGCCGCCGTGTCCTCGGGAGACAACTCGAACATCTTGGCGGCTCGTGTGGCCCGCGAGACCTTCGGCGTGGAGCACGTCGTCGCGCGTATCTACGACGCGCGCCGTGCGGACGTCTATGAGCGGTTGGGCATCCCCACGGTCGCGACTGTGCGTGAGACGGCTGAGCAGATGATGCGCCGGGTCCTGCCCGGTGTGATCACGAGGGAGGCGGAGGACCCGTCGGGCGCCGTCGCCCTGGTGCAGCCGGACGTGTCGGAGGCCTGGGTGGGAACGAGCGTCGCGGTCCTGGAGGAGCGCCTCCAGGTGCGTGTGGCCTGGCTCTCGCGCGCCTCCTCCGCGATCGTGCCGACGGCGTCGACGATCCTGCAGGAGCACGACCGTCTCCACGTGGCAGTGCCCACGGACCGTCTGCCCGCGGTGCAGCGCGCCTTGTCCCGTCCCCCCGTGAAGGAGGCCTGA
- a CDS encoding potassium channel family protein, translating into MKVLIAGAGSVGRSIARELISHGHEVTLVDRSPEAMRVASVADADWLLADACDVDSLAQAGAGDADVVVSATGDDKANLVVSLLSKTEYGVPRTVARVNNPKNEWLFDETWGVDVSVSTPRIMTALVEEAVSVGSLVPVFRFHQSGAHMHELTLPDDSPVIGQLVSQVELPPHTVLSAILRDYRPITPDTDERFERGDELLFLTAKEGESALEEIPVIFTAQDEPVPRDDEAPMLG; encoded by the coding sequence ATGAAGGTCCTGATCGCCGGTGCCGGCTCCGTCGGCCGCTCCATCGCTCGCGAGCTCATCTCCCACGGCCATGAGGTCACGCTCGTGGACCGCTCCCCCGAGGCCATGCGCGTCGCCTCCGTGGCAGACGCCGACTGGCTGCTGGCCGACGCCTGCGACGTCGACTCCCTGGCGCAGGCCGGCGCGGGTGATGCCGACGTCGTGGTCTCCGCCACCGGTGATGACAAGGCGAACCTCGTTGTCTCGCTCCTGTCCAAGACGGAGTACGGCGTGCCGCGCACCGTGGCGCGCGTGAACAACCCGAAGAACGAGTGGCTGTTCGACGAGACCTGGGGCGTGGACGTGTCCGTGTCCACCCCGCGCATCATGACGGCCCTGGTGGAGGAGGCCGTGAGCGTCGGCTCGCTCGTGCCGGTCTTCCGCTTCCACCAGTCGGGCGCGCACATGCACGAGCTGACCCTGCCGGACGACTCACCCGTCATCGGTCAGCTGGTCAGCCAGGTGGAGCTGCCCCCGCACACGGTGCTCTCGGCGATCCTGCGCGACTACCGGCCGATCACGCCGGACACGGATGAGCGTTTCGAGCGCGGTGACGAGCTGCTGTTCCTCACGGCGAAGGAGGGTGAGAGCGCCCTGGAGGAGATCCCGGTGATCTTCACCGCCCAGGACGAGCCGGTCCCCCGGGACGATGAGGCGCCGATGCTTGGCTGA